In Pseudomonas sp. GCEP-101, one DNA window encodes the following:
- a CDS encoding NAD(P)-dependent oxidoreductase → MAKVAFIGLGVMGYPMAGHLAREGHEVCVYNRTASRAAQWVRQFGGRSAQTPREAAQWADFVMCCVGNDDDLRSVVLGEDGALAGMQPGAVLVDHTTASAEVARELAVAAAERELGFLDAPVSGGQAGAENGALTVMVGGDAAIFARAEPVIATYARMVRRMGPVGSGQLTKMVNQICVGGLLQGLSEALHFAQSAGLDGLAAMEVISKGAAQSWQLENRHQSMLEGRFDFGFAVDWMRKDLGIVLDEARRNGAQLPVTALVDQFYAEVQAAGGGRWDTSSLITRLQGTPES, encoded by the coding sequence ATGGCGAAAGTGGCATTCATCGGCCTGGGCGTGATGGGGTATCCCATGGCCGGGCATCTGGCGCGCGAAGGGCACGAGGTGTGCGTCTACAACCGTACCGCCAGCCGCGCGGCGCAGTGGGTCAGGCAATTCGGCGGCCGCTCGGCCCAGACCCCGCGCGAGGCCGCGCAGTGGGCGGACTTCGTGATGTGCTGCGTGGGCAATGACGATGACCTGCGCAGCGTCGTGCTGGGCGAGGACGGTGCGCTGGCCGGCATGCAGCCCGGCGCGGTGCTGGTGGACCACACCACCGCCTCGGCGGAGGTGGCCCGCGAACTGGCGGTGGCAGCCGCCGAGCGCGAGCTGGGCTTCCTCGACGCGCCGGTGTCCGGCGGGCAGGCCGGCGCCGAGAATGGCGCGCTGACGGTAATGGTCGGCGGCGACGCGGCCATCTTCGCCCGCGCCGAGCCGGTGATCGCCACCTACGCGCGCATGGTGCGGCGCATGGGCCCGGTGGGCAGCGGCCAGTTGACCAAGATGGTCAACCAGATCTGCGTTGGCGGCCTGTTGCAGGGGCTGTCCGAGGCGCTTCACTTCGCCCAGAGCGCCGGTCTCGACGGCCTGGCAGCGATGGAAGTGATCAGCAAGGGCGCTGCGCAGTCCTGGCAGCTCGAGAATCGCCACCAGAGCATGCTGGAAGGGCGCTTCGACTTCGGCTTCGCCGTGGACTGGATGCGCAAGGACCTGGGCATCGTCCTCGATGAGGCCCGCCGCAACGGCGCGCAGCTGCCCGTGACGGCGCTGGTCGACCAGTTCTATGCCGAGGTGCAGGCCGCCGGCGGTGGGCGCTGGGATACCTCCAGCCTGATCACCCGCCTGCAGGGCACGCCCGAGTCCTGA
- a CDS encoding amidohydrolase → MTAPDRFRSSHSPSDRFAELLLHNARFYTLDPAQPWADAVAIRDGRLLAVGRREDMEHLIGPDTLVRDLDGAFCMPGLHDMHTHPDLALNPRYADDLDVGIEDPTPEQLASAIRAYADSHPGDGWVYGQYWVRYTFREAGLKPGREWLDSILPDRPVALLDRMWGTMMVNSRALQLAGIDASTADPRNGYLERDELTGEPNGLLIDGAYALIHAAMPPTPAKVLRQSYRDGVHFQSSRGVTAAKYLHVCENRLDALKYLDDAGQLTLRVEAAISWQDDIFPVRRRWELLSGERHYYRSARLSANAVKFHFDGTVEPRSSFLITPWPGEDAWRGKLNLTPEHITDMVVDMDRRGIRVIAHCTGDAASDVFLDAVAEARRRNGFSGVRHQCAHSTILHPGNLKRFRELEVIAEFSPAAWYPTPFASGARSGYGADRLKRIYDFKGVLAAGGIAVFGTDWPVASIDPWLALETLVTRQNPWNDDPACFGEPISLEQAIRVATLNGAYAMGLEKLTGSLEAGKSADFIVLDRNLFDQPARNFIHRTEVQLTFVEGRPVYDRLGQFSDTALAAVWQGEPPRIEGVNA, encoded by the coding sequence ATGACCGCTCCGGACCGCTTCCGCTCCTCCCATTCCCCCAGCGACCGCTTCGCTGAACTGCTGCTGCACAACGCCCGCTTCTATACCCTCGACCCCGCCCAGCCCTGGGCCGACGCCGTGGCCATCCGCGACGGCCGCCTGCTGGCGGTGGGCCGCCGCGAAGACATGGAGCACCTGATCGGCCCCGACACCCTGGTGCGCGATCTCGACGGCGCGTTCTGCATGCCCGGCCTGCACGACATGCACACCCACCCGGACCTGGCGCTGAACCCGCGCTACGCCGACGACCTCGACGTGGGCATCGAAGACCCGACCCCGGAGCAACTGGCCAGCGCCATTCGCGCCTATGCCGACAGCCACCCGGGCGACGGCTGGGTCTACGGCCAGTACTGGGTGCGCTACACCTTCCGCGAAGCCGGGCTGAAACCCGGCCGCGAGTGGCTCGACAGTATCCTGCCGGACCGCCCCGTGGCGCTGCTGGACCGCATGTGGGGCACCATGATGGTCAACTCCCGCGCGCTGCAACTGGCCGGCATCGACGCCAGCACCGCCGACCCGCGCAACGGCTACCTGGAGCGCGACGAACTGACCGGCGAGCCCAACGGCCTGCTGATCGACGGCGCCTACGCGCTGATCCACGCGGCCATGCCGCCGACCCCGGCCAAGGTGCTGCGCCAGTCCTATCGCGATGGCGTGCATTTCCAGAGTTCCCGCGGTGTCACGGCGGCCAAGTACCTGCATGTCTGCGAGAACCGCCTGGACGCCCTGAAGTACCTCGACGACGCCGGCCAGCTGACCCTGCGCGTGGAAGCGGCGATCAGCTGGCAGGACGACATCTTCCCGGTGCGGCGCCGCTGGGAGCTGCTCAGCGGCGAGCGTCACTACTACCGCAGCGCGCGGCTGTCGGCGAACGCGGTGAAATTCCACTTCGACGGCACGGTCGAGCCGCGCTCTTCCTTCCTTATTACGCCTTGGCCGGGCGAGGACGCCTGGCGCGGCAAGCTCAACCTGACCCCCGAGCACATCACCGACATGGTGGTGGACATGGACCGCCGCGGCATCCGCGTCATCGCCCACTGCACCGGTGATGCGGCGTCCGATGTGTTCCTCGATGCGGTGGCCGAAGCGCGCCGACGCAACGGTTTCAGCGGGGTGCGCCACCAGTGCGCGCACAGCACCATCCTGCATCCGGGCAACCTCAAGCGCTTCCGCGAGCTGGAGGTGATCGCCGAGTTTTCCCCGGCGGCCTGGTACCCGACGCCCTTCGCCAGCGGCGCGCGCTCGGGCTACGGCGCCGACCGGCTCAAGCGCATCTATGACTTCAAGGGCGTGCTGGCAGCTGGCGGTATCGCGGTATTCGGCACCGACTGGCCGGTGGCCTCCATCGATCCCTGGCTGGCGCTGGAAACCCTGGTGACCCGGCAGAACCCCTGGAACGACGACCCGGCGTGCTTCGGCGAGCCGATCAGCCTGGAGCAGGCAATCCGCGTGGCGACCCTCAACGGCGCCTACGCCATGGGTCTGGAAAAGCTCACCGGCAGCCTGGAGGCCGGCAAATCGGCGGACTTCATCGTGCTCGACCGCAATCTCTTCGACCAGCCGGCGCGCAACTTCATCCACCGCACCGAGGTGCAACTGACCTTCGTCGAGGGCCGCCCGGTGTACGACCGCCTCGGCCAGTTCAGCGATACCGCCCTGGCGGCGGTGTGGCAGGGCGAGCCGCCGCGCATCGAGGGGGTCAACGCATGA
- the ppnP gene encoding pyrimidine/purine nucleoside phosphorylase translates to MFKVNEYFDGTVKSIAFDMTAGPATIGVMAPGEYEFGTSQLEVMHVVAGALTVKLPGSDNWETFEGGSQFTVPANSKFQLKVAQDTAYLCEYR, encoded by the coding sequence ATGTTCAAGGTCAACGAGTACTTCGACGGCACCGTCAAATCCATCGCCTTCGACATGACCGCAGGCCCCGCCACCATCGGCGTGATGGCGCCCGGCGAATATGAGTTCGGCACCAGCCAGCTGGAGGTGATGCACGTCGTCGCCGGCGCGCTGACCGTCAAGCTGCCGGGCAGCGACAACTGGGAAACCTTCGAAGGCGGCAGCCAGTTCACCGTGCCGGCCAACAGCAAGTTCCAGCTCAAGGTCGCCCAGGACACCGCCTACCTCTGCGAATACCGCTGA
- a CDS encoding exonuclease domain-containing protein — MPHWLVIDLEATTEEGGWPVEEMEIIEIGASLVAEADGRELDHFQRFVRPQRRPLLTAFCRELTHITQANVDAAAPLHEVWPQFERWLAQHSPRLAGWTSWGDYDRRQLELEWRRQHLDSHLSRVPHVNLKQRFAQARQLKRPVGLNAALHLAGLHFQGQPHRALEDARNTARLLPLTLPVAG, encoded by the coding sequence ATGCCCCACTGGCTGGTGATCGACCTGGAAGCCACCACCGAGGAAGGCGGCTGGCCAGTCGAGGAAATGGAGATCATCGAGATCGGCGCGAGCCTGGTGGCCGAAGCCGACGGCCGCGAGCTGGACCATTTCCAGCGCTTCGTCCGTCCGCAGCGGCGCCCCCTGCTGACGGCGTTCTGCCGGGAGCTGACCCACATCACCCAGGCCAACGTCGATGCCGCCGCTCCGCTGCACGAAGTCTGGCCGCAATTCGAGCGCTGGCTTGCCCAGCACAGCCCGCGCCTGGCCGGCTGGACCAGTTGGGGCGACTACGACCGTCGCCAGCTGGAGCTGGAGTGGCGCCGCCAGCACCTGGACAGCCACCTGTCCCGCGTCCCCCACGTCAACCTCAAGCAGCGTTTCGCCCAGGCCCGCCAGCTCAAGCGCCCGGTGGGCCTGAATGCCGCGCTGCACCTGGCCGGGCTGCACTTCCAGGGGCAGCCGCACCGCGCCCTGGAAGACGCCCGCAACACTGCCCGCCTGCTGCCGCTGACCCTGCCCGTGGCGGGCTGA
- a CDS encoding DMT family protein — MPVWLQTAFLLSLSNLFMTFAWYGHLKTLSSKPWIIAALVSWGIALFEYLLQVPANRIGYTVMSVGQLKIMQEVITLAVFVPFSVYFMQQPLKLDYLWAGLCLLGAVYFIFRA, encoded by the coding sequence ATGCCGGTCTGGCTACAAACCGCGTTTCTCCTGTCGCTGTCCAACCTGTTCATGACCTTCGCCTGGTACGGCCACCTGAAAACCCTGAGCAGCAAGCCGTGGATCATCGCGGCGCTGGTCAGCTGGGGCATCGCCCTGTTCGAGTACCTGCTGCAGGTGCCGGCCAACCGCATCGGCTACACGGTGATGTCGGTGGGGCAACTGAAGATCATGCAGGAAGTCATCACGCTGGCGGTCTTCGTGCCGTTCAGCGTGTACTTCATGCAGCAGCCCCTCAAGCTCGACTATCTATGGGCAGGCTTGTGCCTGCTGGGCGCGGTGTACTTCATCTTCCGCGCCTGA
- a CDS encoding CobW family GTP-binding protein, which translates to MNAASIPVTVVAGFLGAGKTTLLRNLLERCEGRRLAVIVNDFGELNIDAGMIAEQTEAVYSLENGCICCSVQDDLLAQLERLATMHPPLEQVVIECSGVSDPQRIVQTLGYPKLRRRLHLDAVLTVVDGARREPLEGEYARLERMQAAAADLLLLNKCDLLDAEERTRLRERFGRGARVLETIQAQIPDELLLGEPSRKLRPHGQEGIDHGDLFDSWSWQGEAAFDGARLKHWLENLPRGLLRLKGLIRLAGQGESVWLQYVGGRYQLRPATAGEASQGARLVFIAEKNAGLRADLETGLRQCFSSS; encoded by the coding sequence ATGAATGCCGCGAGCATTCCGGTGACCGTGGTCGCCGGCTTCCTCGGCGCCGGCAAGACCACGCTGTTGCGCAACCTGCTGGAGCGCTGCGAAGGCCGGCGCCTGGCGGTGATCGTCAATGACTTCGGCGAGCTGAACATCGACGCCGGCATGATCGCCGAGCAGACCGAGGCCGTGTACAGCCTGGAGAACGGCTGCATCTGCTGCAGCGTGCAGGACGACCTGCTGGCCCAACTGGAGCGCCTGGCGACGATGCACCCACCGCTGGAGCAGGTGGTGATCGAGTGCAGCGGCGTGTCCGACCCGCAGCGCATCGTGCAGACCCTGGGCTACCCGAAGCTGCGCCGGCGCCTGCATCTGGACGCCGTGCTGACCGTGGTCGATGGCGCGCGTCGCGAACCGCTGGAAGGCGAGTACGCGCGGCTGGAGCGCATGCAGGCGGCGGCTGCCGACCTGTTGCTGCTGAACAAGTGCGACCTGCTGGACGCCGAGGAACGCACCCGCCTGCGCGAGCGATTCGGTCGTGGCGCGCGGGTGCTGGAGACTATCCAGGCGCAGATTCCCGATGAGCTGTTGCTCGGCGAGCCGTCACGCAAGCTGCGTCCCCATGGGCAGGAAGGCATCGACCATGGTGATCTGTTCGATAGCTGGAGCTGGCAGGGCGAGGCGGCCTTCGATGGCGCACGCCTGAAGCACTGGCTGGAGAACCTGCCGCGCGGCCTGTTGCGGCTCAAGGGTCTGATTCGCCTGGCAGGGCAGGGCGAGAGCGTCTGGCTGCAATACGTGGGCGGGCGCTATCAGCTGCGCCCTGCCACGGCGGGCGAGGCGTCGCAGGGCGCGCGGCTGGTGTTCATCGCCGAGAAGAATGCGGGGCTGCGGGCGGATCTCGAAACCGGGCTGCGCCAGTGCTTCAGCTCTTCGTAG
- a CDS encoding AraC family transcriptional regulator produces the protein MPTASFDIDYAARQLFRHFLDEWRARPTLPPLLPLLGGLGLPSDGEAAAPKMNFARYYRLLQQAAGLLGETDFFLRLGQRYNLYDLGVIGYALISAANLRRSWDISLGQPSSLMPHPIHTRREELGEHIRLTLKLPPFNEVERIALCEEWLSSTWRWLCQRLPDLERCSDMQLHLPYPPPAHAAVYGELFPGPCQFNAEQPELWIPKAFHDQPFSTANPSVSRLCQAQGAATLASFERGPSLPDDVRYYLLQNARIPLPDLEQTAAWLRLPPHTLQRRLRDHGLTFKGIVLEVRMALAQRYLLASRMALQEIAFLLDYEHVTSFHRAFQRFTGTTPERFRAAAGKDTL, from the coding sequence ATGCCCACCGCCTCCTTCGACATCGATTACGCCGCGCGCCAACTGTTCCGCCATTTCCTCGACGAGTGGCGCGCCCGCCCCACCCTACCGCCGCTGTTACCGCTGCTGGGCGGTCTCGGCCTGCCCTCGGACGGCGAGGCGGCCGCGCCGAAGATGAACTTCGCCCGCTATTACCGCCTGCTGCAGCAGGCCGCCGGGCTGCTCGGCGAGACCGACTTCTTCCTGCGCCTGGGCCAGCGCTACAACCTCTACGACCTGGGGGTGATCGGCTACGCGCTGATCAGCGCGGCCAACCTGCGGCGCTCCTGGGACATCTCCCTCGGCCAGCCGTCGAGCCTGATGCCCCACCCGATCCACACCCGCCGCGAGGAGCTCGGCGAGCATATCCGCCTGACACTCAAGCTCCCGCCGTTCAACGAAGTGGAGCGCATCGCCCTCTGCGAGGAGTGGCTGAGCAGCACCTGGCGCTGGCTGTGCCAACGCCTGCCGGACCTGGAACGCTGCAGCGACATGCAGCTGCACCTGCCCTACCCACCGCCGGCCCATGCCGCGGTGTATGGCGAACTCTTTCCCGGCCCGTGCCAGTTCAATGCCGAGCAGCCCGAGCTGTGGATTCCGAAGGCGTTTCACGACCAGCCCTTTTCCACCGCCAACCCGTCGGTCAGCCGGCTCTGCCAGGCGCAAGGCGCGGCCACGCTGGCCAGCTTCGAGCGCGGCCCGTCGCTGCCCGACGATGTGCGCTACTACCTGCTGCAGAACGCACGCATTCCCCTGCCGGACCTGGAGCAGACCGCCGCGTGGCTGCGCCTGCCGCCGCACACGCTGCAGCGCCGGCTGCGCGACCACGGGCTGACCTTCAAGGGCATCGTGCTGGAAGTGCGGATGGCGCTGGCCCAGCGCTACCTGCTGGCCAGCCGGATGGCCTTGCAGGAGATCGCCTTCCTGCTCGACTATGAGCAT